From Etheostoma cragini isolate CJK2018 chromosome 14, CSU_Ecrag_1.0, whole genome shotgun sequence, the proteins below share one genomic window:
- the cited4a gene encoding cbp/p300-interacting transactivator 4a produces MAEHMMMPMTHGFRMGMSGPPQHNGQPGMRTLPNGQVMHYGRNPQNSMEAAMRHRQSMVGAGGMAGPVNGVPMANHHHQMMSGNMMYNGQGPQQQQQQQQHHHPMHPQQQQQQQQQQQGGHPQQYLPGNLTSQQLMASMHLQKLNTQYHGHPLVSANGHHMPNGAQYRVGPAQLSGMQHIGGPLGLNGMDMDLIDEEVLTSLVLELGLDRIQELPELFLGQNEFDFISDFVCKQQPSTVSC; encoded by the coding sequence ATGGCTGAACACATGATGATGCCCATGACCCACGGCTTCAGGATGGGCATGAGCGGACCTCCGCAGCACAACGGCCAGCCCGGCATGCGCACTCTGCCCAACGGCCAGGTGATGCACTACGGCAGGAACCCTCAGAACAGCATGGAGGCTGCCATGAGACATAGGCAGAGCATGGTGGGAGCCGGCGGGATGGCCGGCCCTGTGAACGGGGTTCCCATGgccaaccaccaccaccagatGATGTCTGGAAACATGATGTACAATGGCCAGGgtccgcagcagcagcagcagcagcagcagcaccaccaccCCATGCacccccagcagcagcagcagcagcagcagcagcagcagggtggACACCCCCAGCAGTATCTCCCTGGTAACCTCACCTCTCAGCAGCTTATGGCCAGTATGCACCTGCAGAAACTCAACACTCAGTATCATGGACACCCGCTGGTCTCAGCCAACGGCCACCATATGCCCAACGGTGCCCAGTATCGGGTGGGTCCGGCCCAGCTCTCAGGCATGCAGCACATCGGCGGCCCTTTGGGACTAAACGGCATGGACATGGATCTGATCGACGAAGAGGTCCTGACTTCACTAGTGCTGGAGCTTGGGTTGGACCGCATTCAGGAGCTGCCCGAGCTCTTCCTGGGACAGAATGAGTTTGACTTCATATCGGACTTTGTGTGCAAACAGCAGCCGAGCACGGTGAGCTGCTGA